One genomic window of Actinoalloteichus hoggarensis includes the following:
- a CDS encoding alpha/beta fold hydrolase, translating into MTPHTEPATEPAATPSGPVPPIHGAPTFVLVHGSGSNSFMWAPIQRELALLGHRSHAVDLPGHGFDAQYSPAYQAPQDLDAWAVEPSTLAGVTLADNVAEVLEVVRTVERHGPVVLVGASLGGLTISGVADRAPELVRRLVYISAWSCVRRANPIEYMAEPEFADNLLAPLAALNVGDPGVLGVGRANYRSADPELLAALKAAVLAEEDEARFLAFLNILQPDESLAVMTADATVDAATWGTVPRSYLRLTGDRSLPIAMQDRLIAEADALTPDNPYDVHTMDASHVGFVYRAREVAALLAGLSL; encoded by the coding sequence ATGACTCCCCACACCGAGCCCGCTACCGAACCCGCCGCGACGCCGTCCGGCCCCGTCCCGCCGATCCACGGCGCCCCGACCTTCGTGCTGGTGCACGGCTCGGGGTCCAACTCCTTCATGTGGGCTCCGATCCAGCGCGAACTGGCGCTGCTCGGCCACCGCAGCCACGCGGTCGACCTGCCGGGCCACGGCTTCGACGCGCAGTACTCGCCCGCCTACCAGGCACCACAGGATCTCGACGCCTGGGCGGTCGAGCCGTCGACACTGGCCGGGGTGACCCTCGCCGACAACGTGGCGGAGGTCCTCGAGGTCGTCAGGACGGTCGAACGGCACGGCCCGGTGGTGCTCGTCGGCGCCAGCCTCGGCGGGCTGACGATCAGCGGAGTCGCCGACCGCGCCCCCGAGTTGGTCCGCAGGCTCGTCTACATCTCCGCCTGGAGCTGTGTGCGGCGGGCGAATCCGATCGAGTACATGGCGGAACCGGAGTTCGCCGACAACCTGTTGGCGCCGCTGGCCGCGCTCAACGTCGGCGACCCCGGCGTGCTCGGAGTCGGCCGCGCGAACTACCGCAGCGCGGACCCCGAGCTGCTGGCGGCGCTCAAGGCGGCCGTGCTGGCGGAGGAGGACGAGGCGCGCTTCCTCGCCTTCCTCAACATCCTCCAGCCCGACGAGTCGCTGGCGGTGATGACGGCGGACGCCACCGTCGACGCCGCGACCTGGGGCACCGTTCCCCGCAGCTACCTGCGGCTGACCGGTGACCGATCGCTGCCGATCGCGATGCAGGACCGCCTGATCGCGGAGGCCGACGCCCTCACCCCGGACAATCCCTACGACGTGCACACGATGGACGCCTCGCACGTCGGGTTCGTCTATCGGGCGCGGGAGGTGGCGGCGCTGCTGGCCGGTCTCTCGCTCTGA